In Chanodichthys erythropterus isolate Z2021 chromosome 20, ASM2448905v1, whole genome shotgun sequence, the genomic stretch GCCCCAGAGGATGACTTCAAACCCCCTGCCCCTTTCCGAAGCCGAAGGCAGCATCACTCCACCGAGGGTCACAGAGAGAGTGGGGATCTTCTACCACCCCCTCCCCCCATGCTGCCACCTCTTCCTCTGTCGTTGCCTTGGCAGGTGTCCTATACCCCCTCCATGCATCACTCGTACTTGCCGGTCCAGGTGGGAGAGCGGCGAGGGTCATCTTCGGCATCCTGGAGAGAGCCATTGTGTGGGCGGGGTATGGATGGAGGACTGGAGCATACCATTCCCCACCACTCTCGCTGGCTGAGCAGTGACATCCCCCCCATTAGTGTGCAACCACTCATCTCTGTGCCCACATTCAAGAGTGTCTACACAGCCGAGTCCAGGGAAATGTGGTCCTACGGCCCCAGTCGTCGGGACTATAGCTCATCTCTCTTCTCCCCCCATCTCTTTCCACAACCTACAGTTTATCCCCATGACACCCTCCCTGACAGCAGACTCAGGTACCAAGGCAGACGGCCCAATGGTGTTGATAGCCCAGACAGCAGGTCTGGACCTAGCAGAAGGTTGCCCTCTTGTGATGACTATGGGAATGACAGTGTAACCAGATTGGATGGTCCACATGCCAATGGCAGGAGAAGACAGGAGAATACATCAAGACAGACCCTTGGAAGAGGCCTTCTGCCACGAGAGAACACAAGTTCACATTCCTCATCATGGGAGAGGGACCGTCGGGGAACACCCAAAGCTCCAATGCCCCCCTCATCAGACACAAAAACAGGAAAGGCAATTACTTCTCAGGACCATTTTGGTGTTAGTGCCTCTCAGGCTGGAGCTCAGATCTACTATGCTCTGGGGTCCCTTTGCCCTTCTGCTCAGCAGAACCCTCATGCATATCCACAACTTAGTCCTTCTGTGTCCTGTTCCCCAAGGAATTCCCAGTACTCCCTGCAAAGCCAACAAAACAGCCATGGGGTTGAGACAGAATGGGATCCCTCTGCAGGGTCCTACCGCCCTCCTGTCGCTGTGCTCACTGGCCCTGACCCACCCCCTTCTGCAGTCCTACCTCATTTTGCCAAAGGTTCCCTGATTGAGCTGGCTGGTGGCCATCTGAAGAGGGTGGAGGAGCTGAAGACGGAGGATTTCTTACGCAGTGCTGACACCTTGCCTGAGTTTCACCTGAGCACCTGCACTATTCTGTTAATCTCGCCAGGACCCACTTATGGCTTCAACCACTTGCAGGTCTTACTTACAGACCGCAACACTCAGGTGAGTCTAGCACAACAATGTATACAGAAATCAAACTATGATGCCAAGTCAAGTGAAGCCAAATTTTATTAAGGGACCGCTTTATTAATTCTGTAGGGTGCAAAATGATGAAAATAAGGAAGGGAATTTTGAAAACTAAAAATCGAAAGCACAAGTAAAACATGACAATTGACCTGAAAGCTCTTTGTATAACTGATAAAGTAtaatggttttgtttttttttttttgttttttgcatgtTCAAGTGgcttaaataaaaagaaagaaaattagcctagtaaattttattttttacattcagCTAAAATACGTTCATTCCCTTCCAAGCAACTGAAAAGGCTACTTAGAATCCATATGAAGTCCCTTGAAACACTCACAGTAACAAGTTATTGAATGTGTTGATGTAATTTTCTCTGAAACATGAAGTCAGGGAAGGACATATCAAGCCACAGCTTATGTGTCTATAATAATACGAGGAGCAGGATGCTTCAGATTCTacagagcatttgattggataGAAAATGTGATGAGAAGCTGGgtggtattccagaaagcaaggTTAACTTACCAACACATATGATGAACTCTCAGTTGATTAACCCAAACCTTCCAAAACCACGGTCTGTAGTAGGTTCAGTCAACCCAGAGTATGAAACTCAGAGTTAACGGTGACCACACAAAGACATACATAATGCTTTTCCACTGTCAGGCCAAACCGCTCTCTTTGCTTAACTCTTCCATTCTGCGCCGATCCAGGCTAGCAGGCACGGATATGGTGTTATTTTCCACTGTGGGGCTGATAACAGAGCTCTTTGGAATGTAATACAAATGCGTCAGTCGTTGCCTTGGTAATGTAACAGCTGAGTTTACAGCTGTATAAGATATAAATAAAGGCCGCGTTATGGATGATGATCAGGTATTTCTTTTAATtctattattaatttgtgtttgcgTTACTCAAATAGCGTGCTTAGCCAGCTAAGTAACAAACAGATAAGTGACCAATCCTGAGTGGCGACGTCACTACACGCATTCTACCAGCACGGTTCAGCATGATTAGCCAACCTTGCTGAGAATTCTGAACTGAGAACTGTTTGTAATCGTGCCGTACCAGGCTTAGGTGGAAATACAACTGGAATTACAAGTGGAATCATTCTTTACCATTATTAGAACCATTTGGTCTGACGGTGGAAAAGTGGCTCAGGAGTCACCATGGAAATGGACGCTAAGAAGCGCACCATACTTCTTTTGTTTAATGCCGATTTACATTCTTAGTGCATACCGCCACCTATGGGGCAATTGTGCAATAATTTTTAATCTTATATTTTAATCTTCAATCAATTTATCTGCATGAACAAGa encodes the following:
- the zmp:0000000926 gene encoding mediator of DNA damage checkpoint protein 1, with amino-acid sequence MNPSPDRSKECLPPKKRESRQGSSDQQAPEDDFKPPAPFRSRRQHHSTEGHRESGDLLPPPPPMLPPLPLSLPWQVSYTPSMHHSYLPVQVGERRGSSSASWREPLCGRGMDGGLEHTIPHHSRWLSSDIPPISVQPLISVPTFKSVYTAESREMWSYGPSRRDYSSSLFSPHLFPQPTVYPHDTLPDSRLRYQGRRPNGVDSPDSRSGPSRRLPSCDDYGNDSVTRLDGPHANGRRRQENTSRQTLGRGLLPRENTSSHSSSWERDRRGTPKAPMPPSSDTKTGKAITSQDHFGVSASQAGAQIYYALGSLCPSAQQNPHAYPQLSPSVSCSPRNSQYSLQSQQNSHGVETEWDPSAGSYRPPVAVLTGPDPPPSAVLPHFAKGSLIELAGGHLKRVEELKTEDFLRSADTLPEFHLSTCTILLISPGPTYGFNHLQVLLTDRNTQELLTVLAEYPFFVRDRGWSSCSPQRSAQLYGLQCRQLSTGDVCLALTPTPTSSTQVQRAHIRAGAAVEQCEEMAERMPPPSVPPSTPVLQPSSSNSISERPRTRKRRWSAPELEPGSKTSTHLPQGSKLERRQ